A stretch of the Sorangium aterium genome encodes the following:
- a CDS encoding MutS-related protein: MHPIRAQVPAESIARPPEPGRAHAPDVPYAPALPSTDRIPSLLFVDPPARADLDELRQSLSFAFTSGVSGGLFGQALDRAPIAPSTWDPKSFAPDLFLEELVARCFRVRVGGHEAVVHRGFILRVLSRPPSDTRVTELRRGILHELSGSPTFRRQLERLYTASCRLRGALEGAVAGKKFDPTRRQLDVLAIVKEVFDLMSESFEGARSGLSRLRDFGQAVQATEGYRSMADLLDYDEHLATLRLDIRVGADGRIRGFDVVTVRERQENPFVLSPVRRWLAKLEMFFRGYSFGDGEVMARLVDAVFEGVEDQVVKLVPLVGEMEVYLGALGFRDLAEAAGLEVCLPELRSGAEGERVLLGLFNPLLVAGGGKAVPCDVVTDRADTTLLVTGPNSGGKTRLLQSVALTQLLAQAGMFVPARRASVARVPGLVVSLIQETKFDQSEGRLGMELLRIRALFEELGPGAMVILDELCSGTNPSEGEEIFELVVTLLEKLRPQAFITTHFLTFAARLEREKAIRNLRFVQVELDAAQRPTYQFVDGVAATSLAAQAAARLGVTRGELEGLIDRNIDRNLLASRALSVVGRDSAFAGPSVVGRDSAFAGPSGES; the protein is encoded by the coding sequence ATGCACCCGATCCGCGCGCAGGTCCCCGCCGAGAGCATTGCCCGCCCGCCCGAGCCCGGTAGGGCCCACGCGCCCGACGTGCCCTACGCGCCCGCGCTCCCGTCCACGGACAGGATCCCCAGCCTGCTCTTCGTGGACCCGCCCGCGCGGGCCGATCTCGACGAGCTGCGGCAGTCTCTCTCGTTCGCGTTCACCAGCGGCGTCTCCGGAGGGCTCTTCGGCCAGGCGCTCGATCGGGCGCCCATCGCGCCCTCCACGTGGGATCCGAAGAGCTTCGCGCCCGACCTGTTCCTGGAGGAGCTCGTGGCCCGGTGCTTCCGCGTCCGCGTCGGGGGGCACGAGGCCGTCGTCCACCGAGGGTTCATCCTCCGCGTCCTCTCGCGGCCCCCGAGCGACACGCGCGTGACCGAGCTCCGGAGGGGGATCCTCCACGAGCTCTCGGGCTCACCCACGTTTCGCCGGCAGCTCGAGAGGCTCTACACGGCCTCGTGCCGATTGCGGGGCGCGCTCGAGGGCGCGGTGGCAGGGAAGAAGTTCGATCCGACGCGGCGGCAGCTCGACGTGCTCGCGATCGTCAAAGAGGTCTTCGACCTGATGAGCGAGTCATTCGAGGGCGCCCGATCGGGCCTCTCCCGGCTGCGCGATTTCGGGCAGGCGGTGCAGGCGACCGAGGGATATCGATCGATGGCCGATCTCCTCGATTACGACGAGCACCTCGCGACGCTCCGCCTGGACATCCGCGTCGGCGCCGACGGCCGAATCCGAGGCTTCGACGTCGTGACCGTCCGGGAGCGGCAGGAGAACCCGTTCGTCCTGTCGCCGGTGCGGCGCTGGCTCGCGAAGCTCGAGATGTTCTTCCGTGGGTACAGCTTTGGCGACGGAGAGGTCATGGCGAGGCTCGTCGACGCGGTGTTCGAGGGCGTCGAGGATCAGGTCGTCAAGCTGGTCCCGCTCGTCGGAGAGATGGAGGTCTACCTGGGAGCGCTCGGCTTCCGGGATCTCGCCGAAGCGGCGGGGCTCGAGGTCTGCCTGCCGGAGCTCCGGTCCGGAGCGGAGGGCGAGCGCGTGCTCCTCGGCCTCTTCAATCCGCTCCTCGTCGCCGGCGGAGGGAAGGCGGTGCCGTGCGACGTCGTGACCGATCGGGCCGACACGACGCTGCTGGTCACGGGGCCGAACTCGGGCGGAAAGACTCGCCTGCTCCAGTCGGTGGCGCTGACGCAGCTCCTCGCGCAGGCAGGCATGTTCGTGCCGGCGCGCAGGGCGAGCGTTGCCCGCGTCCCGGGGCTCGTGGTGTCGCTCATCCAGGAGACGAAGTTCGATCAGAGCGAGGGGCGGCTCGGCATGGAGCTCCTCCGGATCCGGGCGCTCTTCGAGGAGCTCGGCCCGGGAGCGATGGTGATCCTCGACGAGCTCTGCTCGGGGACGAACCCGTCCGAGGGGGAGGAGATCTTCGAGCTCGTCGTCACGCTGCTCGAGAAGCTCCGCCCGCAGGCGTTCATCACCACGCATTTCCTGACGTTCGCGGCGCGGCTCGAGCGGGAAAAGGCGATAAGGAACCTCCGTTTCGTCCAGGTCGAGCTCGACGCGGCGCAGAGGCCCACGTACCAGTTCGTCGACGGCGTGGCCGCGACCTCGCTCGCGGCCCAGGCAGCGGCCCGGCTCGGCGTGACCCGCGGCGAGCTCGAGGGCCTCATCGATCGCAACATCGATCGCAACCTGCTCGCCTCCCGAGCGCTGTCCGTCGTGGGTCGGGACTCCGCGTTCGCGGGTCCTTCCGTCGTGGGTCGGGACTCCGCGTTCGCGGGTCCCTCCGGGGAGAGCTGA
- the holA gene encoding DNA polymerase III subunit delta, with the protein MTPDQALKEAATGALRPVYLVLGEERWLVDRVVSAIREAAAKGGIAGFNEDKFTAGDAPIESILGAARMLPMMGPRRFVLVRGVDRWEKKDEGDDGEGDDERGASGASGKRGVSKQLSPLDALAEYAKAPSPSAVLVLVATKLHGQRRLVTAAKKGDFLVGCEALNRRALPGFIATVAREKGNPIAPDVADQLAELAGPELGYVVDALERLSLYVGAKQPITEDAIAQVVIRVRQSTVWELIDALGKRRLDRALAALADAYDPRDGGLRLLGAVSWSVRQMVKFESALAGGASQAEAAQRAGVAPFKANDVAQSVRQLPKGALAGWMRVLAETDLALKSSRRPAQAVLETMLMEMCAR; encoded by the coding sequence GTGACGCCCGACCAAGCCTTGAAGGAAGCGGCCACCGGCGCCCTCCGCCCCGTCTACCTCGTGCTGGGGGAGGAGCGCTGGCTTGTCGATCGCGTGGTGAGCGCGATCCGGGAAGCGGCGGCCAAGGGGGGCATCGCCGGCTTCAACGAGGACAAGTTCACCGCGGGCGACGCGCCCATCGAGTCGATCCTCGGCGCCGCCCGCATGCTCCCGATGATGGGCCCGCGCCGCTTCGTGCTCGTCCGCGGCGTCGATCGCTGGGAGAAGAAGGACGAGGGCGACGACGGCGAGGGGGACGACGAGCGCGGCGCGAGCGGCGCGAGCGGCAAACGAGGCGTGTCGAAGCAGCTGAGCCCGCTCGACGCGCTCGCGGAGTACGCCAAGGCGCCGTCGCCGAGCGCGGTCCTCGTGCTCGTCGCGACGAAGCTCCACGGCCAGCGTCGCCTCGTGACCGCGGCCAAGAAGGGCGATTTCCTTGTCGGGTGCGAGGCCCTGAACCGCCGCGCCTTGCCCGGCTTCATCGCGACCGTCGCCCGCGAGAAGGGCAACCCGATCGCGCCCGACGTGGCCGATCAGCTCGCCGAGCTCGCCGGGCCCGAGCTCGGCTACGTTGTCGACGCGCTCGAGCGGCTCTCGCTGTACGTCGGGGCGAAGCAGCCGATCACCGAGGACGCGATCGCCCAGGTGGTCATCCGCGTCCGGCAGAGCACCGTCTGGGAGCTGATCGACGCGCTCGGGAAGCGGCGCCTCGACCGCGCGCTCGCGGCGCTCGCCGACGCCTACGATCCGCGCGACGGCGGGCTGCGGCTGCTCGGGGCGGTGTCGTGGTCGGTGCGGCAGATGGTGAAGTTCGAGTCGGCGCTCGCCGGGGGCGCGAGCCAGGCCGAGGCCGCCCAGCGCGCGGGCGTGGCCCCCTTCAAGGCGAACGACGTGGCGCAGTCGGTCCGCCAGCTCCCGAAGGGCGCGCTCGCCGGCTGGATGCGCGTGCTCGCGGAGACGGATCTCGCGCTGAAGAGCAGCCGCCGCCCGGCGCAGGCGGTGCTGGAGACGATGCTGATGGAGATGTGCGCGCGCTGA